A portion of the Sphingobacterium spiritivorum genome contains these proteins:
- a CDS encoding phosphoglycerate kinase, which translates to MKTIDDLNFSGKKALIRVDFNVPLDDQFNITDDNRIQGAAPTIKKILKDGGSVILMSHLGRPKEGPTDKYSLKHIVSHLSKVLGVDVQFAADCIGQEAVDKAASLKSGEVLLLENLRFYKEEEKGDVAFAEKLSKLGDVYVNDAFGTAHRAHASTAVIAQFFPGNKYFGYLMAAEVQNAEKVLNHPERPFTAIMGGAKVSDKLELIEALLEKVDNLIIGGGMAYTFVKARGGEIGQSLVELDKLDLANHLVKKAEEKGVNLVLPTDSQIADRFANDAEVYDGSNDQIPADKMGLDIGKESGEHFAEIISASKTILWNGPMGVFEMDTFAKGTKAVADAVVAATERGAFSLIGGGDSAAAVSKFKMTEHVSYVSTGGGALLEYMEGKELPGVKAINE; encoded by the coding sequence ATGAAAACGATTGACGATTTGAATTTCTCAGGCAAGAAAGCCTTAATCCGTGTAGATTTTAACGTTCCTTTGGACGATCAATTTAATATTACAGATGATAACCGTATCCAGGGGGCAGCTCCAACGATCAAAAAGATATTAAAAGATGGTGGATCTGTGATCTTAATGTCTCATTTGGGAAGACCAAAAGAAGGACCTACAGATAAATATTCATTAAAACATATTGTTTCCCATCTTTCTAAAGTATTAGGTGTGGATGTACAGTTTGCTGCGGATTGTATTGGTCAGGAAGCTGTAGATAAAGCTGCCTCTTTGAAGTCAGGTGAAGTTTTATTGCTGGAAAATCTTCGCTTTTATAAAGAGGAAGAAAAAGGTGATGTCGCTTTTGCAGAAAAGTTATCCAAATTGGGTGATGTATATGTAAATGATGCTTTCGGAACAGCACACCGTGCACATGCCTCAACAGCTGTTATTGCTCAATTCTTCCCGGGTAATAAATATTTCGGATATCTGATGGCTGCTGAAGTGCAGAATGCAGAGAAAGTATTAAATCATCCTGAACGTCCTTTTACGGCGATCATGGGGGGAGCAAAAGTATCTGATAAGCTGGAATTGATTGAAGCTTTATTAGAAAAGGTTGATAACCTGATTATTGGCGGTGGTATGGCCTATACTTTTGTGAAAGCAAGAGGCGGAGAAATTGGTCAGTCACTGGTGGAGCTGGATAAACTGGATCTGGCTAATCATCTGGTCAAAAAAGCCGAAGAAAAAGGCGTCAATCTGGTACTTCCTACAGATAGTCAGATTGCTGACAGATTCGCTAATGATGCAGAAGTATACGATGGGTCAAATGATCAAATCCCTGCTGATAAAATGGGATTGGATATCGGTAAAGAATCAGGAGAGCATTTTGCTGAGATTATCTCTGCTTCTAAAACTATTTTATGGAACGGACCTATGGGCGTATTTGAAATGGATACTTTCGCTAAAGGTACAAAAGCGGTTGCAGATGCAGTAGTAGCGGCAACAGAAAGAGGCGCCTTCTCTCTTATCGGAGGTGGTGATTCGGCTGCAGCGGTATCTAAATTCAAAATGACAGAGCATGTAAGCTATGTAAGTACAGGTGGTGGAGCTTTGTTAGAATATATGGAAGGAAAAGAACTTCCGGGTGTAAAAGCTATTAACGAATAA